A stretch of DNA from Cannabis sativa cultivar Pink pepper isolate KNU-18-1 chromosome X, ASM2916894v1, whole genome shotgun sequence:
atagataataataatatgtaagcCTTCTTCACTCATTCCCACAAACACTAATTCCAAATCTCACTACGTTTTTTGCCATTTACATTACACAATTACAAACAAGTAACCAAATGAGAGTATGTAGTAAGTGTCACCTTCCAACAAAAAACGCCAAAACCTGCGTTTTGTGACTGAATTCAGTGTCAAATAATTCGCTTAAATCAAATATGGACCACATATATAATTCAATAAATAGTAAAACCAAACAAATGAAAGGCAAAAAAAATCACAagttcattgtaatattttgttatttatcaCCAAAAGAGCAAAACGATTTCAAAGTTGGCTCTTTTACAAAGATACCTCAACTAAGAAAGcagaaaaatgaaaactaaCAAATGAAAATGATGACCCCCAATTCCAATTTTTGCATGAAATGGTGTAACTTCTTCTTTGAATAAAAACTTCTGGTTCCTTCAGTATCAAAATTGACTTTTGGCTCATGTACATACACAGCATTTAAACTCAAGGTTGTAGCATTATGTAAAAAGTCAACAAAACTCTGAACAGTTCATGTTTTTAtcaattacattattattattattataaccacGTAGAGAGAGAGATGACAAAAACCAACCCATCGAGAGAGATTATAATTTAGAATATTACTTTAATGAATCTGCCCCACAAAtgaaaattatgttttttttaataaaagaaaaaaaatatatgtatatatacctcGTGGGGGCGAGATGTCAATATCTAATCTATAATATATCACCATTGACGAAACAGCTAAGCAAAACAGTACTCCAAACTAGACTTGACCTTACTTATTGAGATCTGTAAATTATTAATATGGGGAAATTTCATTTCACTATATAACAATTTCATATTTAACATTATAATACAAGAGAGATAGGTACTGaaaatgaaaattattaaaCTAATCAAGTGAAGATAAGAGAGAAGTTTAGGAGTAATTAAAAAGATCCATTTATTCTCACTCCCTAAACAACATTTAATATCCAAAGTTGAAAAAcatacagagagagagagagagagagagagagagagagaaagagaaaagatTCCCTCAGATGGAGAATACAGTAGGCATGAGAAAATGACCGACACCCCTTTCAACCGATTGTGTTAAAAAAatgtgaagaagaaggaatttgGGGGGTATGGCCAAGGAATGGACACAATGTAATAAAGGGTTTGAAAAGTGAGCAACAAcaactatatataattatacatatGGACTAAAACATccctatgattttctaaatttgcATCTCATACCACTAGAaactttgtttataaataaatttcgagctAAATTTATAATGGCAGGCACAGAACAATATAACaactataattttatattaacttTTGATAAACAAGGATATAACTATTTCATACACTAACAAAAAAGTAAAGGTAGAAAAAGACTATTAGAAGCTTGATTAATAATACTAAGTACATGAAAAGAGAAAACTAACTTCAGATACTCTTCTTATCAATCTTCAGGTTGAGTTACTCAGAATGGCAAGCTCTTAGAAGTTGAACTCGATGTGAGTGACTTGAAGTGAGTAGGAACTAGATCTTGTGGTAAATTGGCCCTCTTCACTATCTTCCTCATGTTGTTTTGCAAGCTCTGTTGAACTAATTGCTTCACTGCTTTCTTCTCTTCACTCATCATATCCTCCAATTCCATACACTCTGCAGAACCCATGTTTGGATTCGCCGAAGAGGATGAAGAGCCACAGATTGGTGCAGAAACTGTAGAGCCACCCAAATTCCCACAAAAACTTTCTGAAACTTGCTTTCCTTTGTCCACTCTTAGACAAGCCAAAATCCTAGAAGCCCTCTTTTGAGCCAATGTACTACCCAAGAGTGTTAATTCAAGCAAAGCCGAAACGATTCCAGCTTCAATCATGGCTTGCCTATCCCCATAAgttttatgagccaaaaccatCAAAATGTAGGATGCCTTCTCTTGACATGCAGGGGAATCATTCCAATTCAACACATCAACCAAAATAGGGAAAGCATCACGAACAACACCGATTGCTTTCCGGCCTTCAGGGGTTGAAACTACATTGCCCAGAATTGAAAGAATTCTCTCACTCACTTCCATATCTCCCAATGAACTAAACATAAATGGGATCAAATCAGTTTCCAGAATAAATGAAACATTTGATGGGAAGATTGAAAGATTGTAAAGGGCTCTCAAAGCATCTTGCTTTGCTTGTGAGCTAGTGCTATTCTCTAAATCTTTGAGAGTTTTAATTAAGAAAGGAATAGCACCAGAAGATCCAATGATGGGTTTGTTAGAATCTAATGCACTTAAACCTAGAAAATTTGCTACTATAGCTTCTGAAACTGATGGGTTTAGAGAATTCGGTGATTCTATAAGCTTCAACATTTTGTGAACTGCCCCTGCTTTGACAATAGCCCCTTTGTTCCTGAAATGTTTGAATAAAATCACTCAAGATTGAAAAAATGGATTGGAATGGGTAAAACATGGATTGAATCTAAAtttgaagaaagaaaaagaaaaatcacaGCAAAACCCCCccaaacagaaaataacaaaaacaatGAAACTGAAATATCTGAATAAAATTACTAAGATTGAAAATCGATTGACACATAACATACAATGAATCTAaattcaaagaaagaaaaataacagCAAAAAcacaaacagaaaacaacaaaacaTGGAATGTGCATGAAAACGAAAACAGAAATTTCCCAAAACaatgaaaactgcaaaaactcACACGTCGTTTCCGATTCCAAGATTGAGCAAAGCATAGAGAGAAGCGATCTGAGTATCATCGTCTTCGAAATCGAGCATTCCAACAAGTGGAGGGATCGCTCCAAGCATAGCAAGAGTCCCTCTC
This window harbors:
- the LOC133031706 gene encoding U-box domain-containing protein 12-like, which gives rise to MARCHRNDVGSLILDRPAAAPVSSGGQHFRLWSTFSAASFRRKIFDAVSCGGSSRYRHHNDEHEASPIKESERSVVVESSKSEKVVVVEKAKVKSKGSNGKSEKLLDLLNLAEWSESEADAATTKKKVDALEKLKRVVRDLQVERKLEAAREVRLLAKEDLEARGTLAMLGAIPPLVGMLDFEDDDTQIASLYALLNLGIGNDVNKGAIVKAGAVHKMLKLIESPNSLNPSVSEAIVANFLGLSALDSNKPIIGSSGAIPFLIKTLKDLENSTSSQAKQDALRALYNLSIFPSNVSFILETDLIPFMFSSLGDMEVSERILSILGNVVSTPEGRKAIGVVRDAFPILVDVLNWNDSPACQEKASYILMVLAHKTYGDRQAMIEAGIVSALLELTLLGSTLAQKRASRILACLRVDKGKQVSESFCGNLGGSTVSAPICGSSSSSANPNMGSAECMELEDMMSEEKKAVKQLVQQSLQNNMRKIVKRANLPQDLVPTHFKSLTSSSTSKSLPF